A genome region from Procambarus clarkii isolate CNS0578487 chromosome 78, FALCON_Pclarkii_2.0, whole genome shotgun sequence includes the following:
- the LOC138357465 gene encoding uncharacterized protein, whose protein sequence is MLKNAPNKLGGNRYKVQTLSQMGGASCGDTVRRMMRRIGTYGVWSQYSLVGHKRKRVFKTLDICNVIIKACINTHTNATERDVETSIADMLKNAPNKHGGNRYKGGEARIHVHHIAESDMTNNENSGEPGAWHTAESSLMSI, encoded by the exons atgttgaagaacgccccaaacaaactcggtggaaacagatacaag gtccagacgctgtctcaaatgggcggtgcaagctgtggagacacagtgagacgaatgatgaggaggatagggacctatggggtctggtctcagtattcactcgttgggcacaagaggaaacgtgtcttcaaaaccttggatatttgtaatgtaataataa aagcctgtatcaacacccacactaatgcaactgaaagagatgttgagacaagtattgctgatatgttgaagaacgccccaaacaaacacggtggaaacagatacaag ggtggtgaagcaagaatacatgtgcatcacatagcagagtcggatatgacgaataatgaaaacagcggagagcctggtgcatggcataccgctgaatcttctctaatgtctatatag